The Flavobacterium johnsoniae UW101 genomic interval CTGGTTTGAAACACAGACTTCGGTTTATCTTTTAGGTTCAAAAACTTCGTTTATTTCGAATATAAATGCGGTTCCGTCAAATAGTGCACAGGTTTATTTTACAACCGAAAATTCTTTTTCACTGAGTGAAACTACAAAACTGCAATTGGAATATTTTTACAGTTCACCTTTCAAAAAAGGTTTATATGAAATTGGTTATATGGCGGGATTGAATATTGCAATTAGACAAAGTTTCTTGAAAAACAATCTGCAATTGACTTTTTTGGTGAATGATATTTTTAATACTTCTTATTTAAAAGATTATAAATCAATTGTAAACGGAGTAGTGCAGGTTTACAGCCAAAATGAAAGCAACCGATTTGTGAGATTATCTGCAACGTATAATTTTGGAAATAAGAAAATTAAAGTTCAGGAACGTGATTTTGGAAATAAAGAGGAGAAAAAACGAACAGGTAAGTAATTAGAAAATTAGTCAATTAGGTAATTAGATAATTCAAAGCTTCAGAGAAGCATGATATTTATAACATAATCAATTTATTCCCATGTATAAAAGCTCCAGAGGAGCTGCATAATTTTAAACAATGTAGGTTTCGCTCCTCTGGAGCTTGAAATCAAGGGGAAATAATTGTTATAGATATTCTGCTCCTCTGGAGCATTTTTATTAAATTGTCCAGATTATAAAAAAGATGCCAATATGATTCCGAGAACAATCATCGAAACTTTGGCGATATTAAATTTGTGTCCTTCGCTGCTTTCAAAAATAATGGTCGAAGAAATATGGAATAAAATACCAATTACAATGGCTGTTATTTCGGTATAATAATCGTTTAAGAATTGTAAATATTGAGAAGCCACAGTTCCAAGCGGTGTCATGAGGGCAAAAGTCAGCATAAAAGCAAAAATAGCTTTTTTGTTAAGATCGGCATTGATAAAAAATGTCGTTAGAATCACAGCAATTGGCAAATGATGAATGGCAATTCCGACGGCCAGATCATGATGATGACTTACCGGAAATCCTTCTAAAAAGGCATGAATACACAAACTGATGAAAAGCAACCACGGAATCTGTGACATTTTTGCATGACCATGAACATGTCCGTGTTCAGCTCCTTTTGAGAAAAATTCCAAAACAATCTGAAATAAAATCCCAATCATTATAAATATTCCAATTTTATGATTGTGAGTACTGTAAACTTCGGGCAGAAGATGCATTACAGTTAAC includes:
- a CDS encoding ZIP family metal transporter, with product MNYLLPLFSVLLGYSVALFIKPENKTNLKLLLAFSGSFLLSLTVMHLLPEVYSTHNHKIGIFIMIGILFQIVLEFFSKGAEHGHVHGHAKMSQIPWLLFISLCIHAFLEGFPVSHHHDLAVGIAIHHLPIAVILTTFFINADLNKKAIFAFMLTFALMTPLGTVASQYLQFLNDYYTEITAIVIGILFHISSTIIFESSEGHKFNIAKVSMIVLGIILASFL